One Fuerstiella marisgermanici DNA window includes the following coding sequences:
- a CDS encoding DUF1501 domain-containing protein produces the protein MLNILSPLSNRQSFCDRIGRRRMLQIGSVGMFGLNLPGLLKAEQSAGHPAASTKKSVILVWMHGGPSQLDTFDMKPEAPKEYRGAFSPIATNLPGLDICELLPEHAKVMDKCTVIRSFSHGNGDHWAAAHWMLTGHLGANGSDRAPRQPSMGAVASHLLGPTMPGSLSSVNMNDGGFGFHGGAWLGVDHNPFRYGEFSYGNEAGRLPSGDHKSFALVDGLSEQRMVNRVALQKQLDSVRKQIDRNRTFDAMDAVNQQALDIVLSGNVRKAFDVPQEDPKLRARYGEGWGEQALLARRLIQAGVRYVSLNTGYFDDHGNIEPALKNKLPRHDKAVGVLIQDLAERGMLDDTLVVVAGEFGHTPRINANAGRDHWPQAQSILLAGGGYRHGQVIGSTNDKAEHPTSRKIGVEDFCATVYHAMGLTKNDQLIDLSGRPVNLLPSGEVPHELL, from the coding sequence ATGCTGAATATCCTGAGCCCGCTCAGCAATCGTCAATCCTTCTGCGATCGCATCGGCCGACGCCGTATGCTGCAAATTGGTTCTGTCGGTATGTTCGGCCTCAACCTTCCGGGGCTGCTGAAGGCTGAACAGTCGGCGGGGCATCCAGCGGCGTCTACAAAGAAATCTGTCATCCTTGTCTGGATGCACGGTGGACCATCGCAGCTTGATACTTTCGACATGAAGCCCGAAGCTCCGAAGGAATACCGAGGAGCGTTTTCGCCGATCGCCACCAACCTGCCGGGGCTGGACATCTGCGAACTGTTGCCTGAACACGCGAAGGTGATGGACAAGTGTACGGTCATCCGCAGCTTCAGCCATGGCAACGGCGATCACTGGGCGGCTGCCCACTGGATGCTGACCGGGCACCTCGGTGCAAACGGCAGCGACCGAGCACCTCGGCAGCCATCTATGGGAGCCGTCGCGTCGCATCTGCTTGGACCGACCATGCCGGGTTCGCTGTCCAGCGTCAACATGAACGACGGTGGCTTCGGGTTTCATGGCGGAGCGTGGCTGGGCGTTGATCACAACCCGTTCCGGTACGGCGAATTCAGCTACGGCAATGAAGCCGGACGATTGCCATCCGGCGACCACAAAAGCTTCGCGCTGGTCGACGGTTTGTCTGAGCAGCGTATGGTGAATCGAGTGGCCCTTCAAAAACAACTCGATTCAGTAAGAAAGCAGATCGACCGCAATCGCACGTTCGACGCGATGGACGCGGTCAACCAGCAGGCCTTGGACATCGTGCTGTCCGGCAACGTTCGCAAAGCGTTCGACGTGCCTCAGGAAGATCCCAAACTGCGAGCTCGCTACGGCGAAGGCTGGGGCGAACAAGCGCTGCTCGCTCGCCGACTGATTCAGGCGGGCGTCCGTTATGTGTCACTAAACACCGGCTACTTCGATGATCACGGGAACATCGAACCCGCATTAAAAAACAAGTTGCCTCGGCACGACAAAGCTGTCGGTGTGTTGATTCAGGATCTGGCCGAACGAGGCATGCTGGATGACACGCTGGTCGTCGTCGCCGGAGAATTCGGGCACACGCCGCGCATCAACGCCAACGCCGGTCGAGATCATTGGCCTCAAGCGCAAAGCATCCTGCTTGCCGGAGGCGGCTATCGTCACGGCCAGGTGATCGGCAGCACCAACGACAAAGCCGAACACCCGACGTCTCGCAAGATCGGAGTCGAAGATTTCTGTGCAACGGTCTACCACGCGATGGGTCTGACGAAAAACGATCAGTTAATCGACCTGTCCGGCCGCCCCGTCAACCTGCTGCCCAGCGGTGAAGTTCCACACGAATTATTGTAG
- a CDS encoding aspartate:alanine exchanger family transporter, translated as MNASTEELLALFAVIGLGLAFGKLSWRGISLGTSGVVFVALVAGHFGFQVPKAAGVAGIILFAYCLGLGAGPGFVRMFFRRGKALGITALAMIVSAGLVAWLAAVALNLNADLASGLFAGALTSTPALAVAAERLPADSHVAVGFGIAYPFGVIGVILFVQLVPRFLKSSAADDAAGNSDVPDDGPISRTLVHVINPAVRGKRLRDVAVLSAANCQVSRLLNGERLLPIPSGFELELDQRVLVVGAKNRLAEVVDVLGEECEDVNYTLDLERQRRRVVVTSKELIGKSLKELHLLSRFGVTVSRISRQELELVPSPRERIQFGDALTAVGEPAGLDKFVQCAGHRERTVDETDLISLAAGLALGVIAGSIELKLGSRSISLGMAGGPLMAGLILGHFGKIGPVVARMPRAARLLLAEAGLGLFLAQAGSQAGGQFVEVIQQHGLLLCGASIAIVAAPLFVGFMVARVAMGLGLLESFGGICGAMTSTPGLGAVTSTTESNLPATSYATVYPLALILITILVPLLISQMS; from the coding sequence ATGAACGCTTCCACGGAAGAACTGCTGGCTTTGTTTGCAGTGATCGGGCTGGGACTGGCCTTTGGTAAACTTTCCTGGCGAGGAATCTCCCTCGGCACATCCGGTGTTGTGTTTGTCGCGCTTGTCGCTGGACACTTTGGCTTTCAGGTGCCGAAAGCGGCTGGCGTCGCGGGCATCATTTTGTTCGCCTATTGTCTGGGCCTGGGAGCGGGCCCGGGTTTTGTTCGAATGTTCTTTCGCCGCGGAAAGGCGTTGGGCATTACGGCGCTGGCAATGATTGTGTCGGCTGGATTGGTCGCGTGGCTGGCCGCCGTCGCGCTGAACCTGAACGCGGACCTGGCCAGCGGTCTGTTTGCCGGAGCACTCACCAGTACCCCCGCACTGGCCGTTGCTGCCGAACGGTTGCCGGCGGATTCTCATGTGGCCGTTGGTTTTGGGATCGCGTACCCCTTCGGTGTGATCGGCGTGATTCTGTTTGTGCAGTTGGTACCGCGATTCCTGAAGAGCTCCGCCGCCGACGATGCGGCAGGCAATTCGGACGTGCCCGATGACGGCCCGATCAGTCGAACTTTGGTCCACGTCATCAACCCGGCTGTACGTGGCAAACGCCTGCGCGATGTGGCTGTGCTGTCGGCGGCCAACTGCCAGGTTTCGCGTCTGCTGAATGGCGAACGCCTGCTGCCAATTCCATCCGGCTTCGAATTGGAACTCGATCAACGAGTGCTGGTGGTCGGCGCAAAAAATCGGCTGGCGGAGGTTGTCGACGTGCTGGGCGAAGAATGCGAAGACGTCAACTACACGCTGGACCTGGAACGTCAGCGCCGGCGTGTGGTTGTGACGTCCAAAGAACTGATTGGGAAGTCGCTAAAAGAATTACACCTACTGTCTCGATTCGGCGTGACGGTTTCGCGGATCTCACGGCAGGAACTGGAACTCGTCCCCAGCCCGCGCGAACGTATTCAGTTTGGCGACGCGTTAACCGCCGTCGGCGAACCTGCCGGGCTCGACAAATTCGTTCAGTGTGCCGGGCATCGCGAACGCACGGTTGATGAGACCGACCTGATTTCGCTGGCAGCCGGTTTGGCTTTGGGAGTTATCGCGGGCAGCATCGAACTGAAGCTTGGATCACGTTCGATTTCACTGGGCATGGCGGGCGGCCCATTGATGGCCGGATTGATCCTCGGGCACTTCGGAAAGATCGGTCCTGTGGTTGCGCGCATGCCACGAGCCGCTCGATTACTGCTGGCCGAAGCCGGTTTAGGTTTGTTTCTGGCTCAAGCGGGATCGCAGGCGGGCGGACAGTTTGTCGAAGTGATTCAGCAGCACGGCCTGCTGCTTTGCGGCGCATCGATCGCCATCGTCGCAGCACCGCTGTTTGTCGGATTTATGGTGGCTCGCGTGGCAATGGGATTGGGCCTTCTGGAATCATTCGGCGGCATCTGCGGCGCGATGACGTCTACGCCTGGACTCGGCGCGGTCACTTCCACCACCGAATCAAACCTTCCGGCAACCAGCTATGCGACCGTATACCCGCTGGCACTGATCCTGATCACAATTCTGGTCCCGCTGCTGATTTCGCAGATGTCGTAG
- a CDS encoding SGNH/GDSL hydrolase family protein gives MKRRTFLATSTAVAAAASLNVHSTFGEESTSLKKGSIILFQGDSITDAGRDKKKEVANAGLGRGYPSFVAKSLHAQYPEHDLQIHNRGISGHKVPDLAKRWDRDCIDLKPDIVSILIGVNDIWHKLNGRYEGTAETYRDGFAALLKRTKEGLPETKIVVCEPFVLMSGTVKENEDKWFPDFDNRRKYAKQVAKDAKAVWVPFQTMFDEAVAAGTKPSELAGDGVHPTQKGHEMMAAAWRKAVGV, from the coding sequence ATGAAACGTCGAACATTTCTGGCCACATCAACGGCTGTCGCCGCCGCTGCAAGCCTTAACGTCCACTCAACATTTGGTGAGGAGAGTACATCATTGAAGAAAGGCAGCATCATCCTGTTTCAGGGCGATTCCATCACGGACGCGGGCAGAGACAAAAAGAAGGAAGTTGCCAATGCGGGCCTGGGACGCGGCTATCCATCGTTTGTCGCGAAGTCACTGCACGCCCAATATCCCGAACACGATCTGCAAATTCACAATCGCGGCATTTCAGGCCACAAAGTGCCCGATCTGGCGAAGCGATGGGACCGTGACTGCATCGACCTGAAGCCTGACATCGTCAGCATTCTGATCGGCGTGAACGACATTTGGCACAAGCTGAACGGACGTTACGAAGGCACGGCGGAAACTTACCGTGACGGCTTCGCGGCGCTGCTGAAACGTACGAAAGAGGGCCTGCCGGAAACGAAGATCGTCGTCTGCGAACCGTTTGTGTTGATGAGCGGAACAGTCAAGGAAAACGAAGACAAGTGGTTTCCGGACTTCGACAATCGCCGTAAGTACGCTAAGCAGGTGGCCAAAGACGCGAAGGCTGTTTGGGTGCCGTTCCAGACGATGTTCGACGAAGCTGTGGCGGCTGGAACCAAGCCCTCCGAACTGGCGGGCGATGGCGTCCATCCGACGCAAAAGGGGCACGAAATGATGGCCGCTGCATGGCGCAAAGCGGTTGGCGTGTGA
- a CDS encoding sulfatase-like hydrolase/transferase, with product MKQSIYYLFTALIISATTADDASKPPLKPHPDAVGNTHSPGEVDNPALVPFVVRDKHKLPGIVVDETEARLVGTWQYSTHTPPYVGLGYLHDQKSGKGERSVTFTPDLPAAGMYEVRMSHCYNVRRSTNTPVTIHHADGEKTIRINQQDIPEHNKLFRTLGTFRFEAGKAGWVRIANDGTDGKYVIADAVQFLPVKDSATAAKRNAINGADKSRAVEPIPTKLNQKQRHPNIIYILADDLGYGDVSCYNPESKINTPHVDRLAAEGMRFTDAHTPSAVCTPTRYGILTGRYCWRTRLKYRVLDGLDPPLIEPDRMTVPRLLQQHGYATGCVGKWHLGMQWTDKNGQPVPAVPVDRKSRPRAGANVDYAVPFTGGPTAVGFDWYFGISASLNMSPFCYLQNDHPVRFPVFHQQRIATEFVSVDEGVRSPDFTIAGVMPRLAGEAVGYIERQAADPNQPFFLYAPLTSPHLPLAPNEEYRGTSKAGHYGDFVVETDAYVGAILEALDRTDQADNTIVVFTSDNGGLYHYWEPQEADDVKNYKLRSRGAYVKQFGHQGNAHLRGTKADIWEGGHRVPFVVRWPGKTPSGTVSDELIELTDLLATCAALVDTDLPAGAGPDSRNALTALLAAKPKERVRDYAVHHSLWGKFAIRKGDWKLIPERGSGGFTFPKDIDVTKAGGPNGQLYNLAHDPSETKNVWEDNPDVVAELSDLLTQIQKAGW from the coding sequence ATGAAACAAAGTATCTACTACTTATTCACGGCCTTGATCATTTCTGCTACAACCGCTGACGATGCGAGCAAGCCGCCACTCAAACCACATCCGGACGCCGTCGGCAACACTCATTCGCCGGGCGAAGTCGATAACCCGGCGCTGGTTCCGTTTGTTGTGCGAGACAAGCACAAACTTCCGGGTATCGTTGTCGATGAAACGGAAGCCAGGCTGGTCGGAACGTGGCAGTACTCAACTCATACGCCGCCCTACGTTGGTTTGGGCTACCTACACGATCAGAAGTCGGGCAAAGGCGAACGCAGCGTCACGTTCACTCCGGACCTGCCCGCTGCCGGCATGTACGAAGTCCGTATGTCGCACTGCTACAACGTGCGCCGTTCGACAAACACGCCGGTGACGATCCACCATGCTGATGGTGAGAAAACCATTCGCATCAATCAACAGGACATACCTGAACACAACAAACTGTTTCGCACGCTGGGCACGTTTCGGTTCGAAGCCGGAAAAGCCGGATGGGTTCGGATTGCCAACGACGGCACGGACGGAAAGTATGTGATTGCAGACGCCGTCCAGTTTTTGCCGGTCAAAGATTCAGCCACGGCCGCAAAAAGGAATGCGATAAACGGGGCCGACAAATCGCGTGCCGTTGAGCCGATTCCCACGAAACTCAACCAAAAGCAACGCCACCCCAACATTATCTACATTCTGGCCGACGATCTGGGCTACGGGGATGTCAGTTGCTACAACCCCGAATCCAAAATCAACACACCGCACGTCGATCGACTGGCGGCCGAAGGCATGCGATTCACGGACGCTCATACGCCATCCGCAGTATGCACACCGACTCGTTATGGCATTCTGACGGGCCGCTACTGCTGGCGAACTCGCCTGAAGTACCGAGTTCTCGACGGGCTGGATCCTCCGTTAATCGAACCCGATCGCATGACGGTTCCCAGGCTGTTGCAGCAGCACGGCTACGCGACCGGCTGCGTCGGCAAGTGGCATCTGGGAATGCAGTGGACCGACAAAAATGGTCAGCCTGTTCCCGCCGTGCCCGTCGATCGCAAGTCACGCCCGCGCGCTGGAGCAAATGTGGATTACGCAGTGCCTTTTACCGGAGGCCCCACAGCCGTCGGCTTTGACTGGTACTTCGGCATTTCGGCGTCGTTGAATATGTCACCGTTCTGCTATCTACAGAACGATCACCCGGTTCGTTTTCCGGTGTTTCACCAACAGCGAATAGCGACTGAGTTCGTCAGCGTTGACGAAGGAGTGCGGTCGCCCGATTTCACCATCGCTGGTGTTATGCCGCGGCTTGCCGGTGAGGCGGTCGGCTACATCGAACGCCAGGCGGCCGACCCCAATCAACCATTCTTTCTGTACGCTCCGTTAACGTCACCGCACTTGCCGCTGGCACCGAACGAAGAATATCGTGGCACGAGCAAAGCTGGCCACTATGGCGACTTCGTGGTGGAAACAGACGCCTACGTAGGAGCCATCCTGGAAGCTCTGGACCGCACCGATCAGGCGGACAACACGATCGTCGTCTTCACATCAGACAACGGCGGTCTGTACCACTATTGGGAGCCGCAGGAAGCCGACGATGTGAAGAATTACAAACTGCGCTCGCGCGGCGCTTATGTGAAGCAGTTTGGACATCAGGGCAACGCTCACCTGCGCGGCACGAAGGCCGACATCTGGGAAGGCGGGCATCGAGTTCCCTTTGTCGTCCGCTGGCCCGGCAAAACTCCTTCAGGCACTGTCAGCGACGAATTAATCGAACTCACAGACCTTCTGGCCACATGTGCGGCACTTGTCGACACCGACCTTCCCGCCGGTGCCGGCCCTGACAGCCGAAATGCACTCACAGCATTGCTGGCCGCAAAGCCGAAAGAACGAGTGCGCGACTACGCTGTGCACCATTCGCTGTGGGGCAAGTTTGCGATTCGCAAGGGCGATTGGAAACTAATCCCGGAACGAGGTTCCGGCGGCTTCACATTCCCCAAAGACATCGATGTCACCAAAGCCGGCGGGCCCAACGGGCAACTCTACAACCTTGCCCACGACCCGTCGGAGACGAAGAACGTCTGGGAAGACAATCCCGATGTGGTGGCGGAACTGAGTGACTTACTGACACAGATACAAAAAGCAGGCTGGTAG
- a CDS encoding cysteine hydrolase family protein translates to MPTIRDIVGLPSVPPSLSDSALVMIDCQNTYREGVMQLEGVEEAMERAAALLARAREAGVPVFHIQHDAGVGSPYDITADSGQIADVVAPVGDEPVVVKNFPDSFAATDLQQQLDATGKKNLVLAGFMSHMCVNSTARSGFDKGYAVSIVENATATRALPDGKGGLLSAADVQKASLCGLADLVAIIVDDANQIPD, encoded by the coding sequence ATGCCAACCATCCGCGATATCGTCGGCCTGCCGTCTGTTCCTCCCAGCCTGAGTGATTCTGCACTCGTGATGATCGACTGCCAAAACACGTACCGTGAAGGAGTCATGCAGTTAGAGGGCGTCGAAGAAGCGATGGAACGCGCGGCCGCGTTGCTGGCTCGAGCTCGCGAAGCGGGCGTGCCTGTGTTCCATATTCAGCACGATGCCGGAGTCGGTTCGCCTTATGACATTACAGCAGACAGCGGGCAGATTGCCGACGTGGTCGCTCCCGTTGGAGACGAACCAGTCGTCGTGAAGAATTTCCCGGATTCGTTTGCCGCAACCGACCTGCAGCAGCAGTTAGATGCAACCGGAAAGAAGAACCTCGTACTGGCGGGTTTTATGTCTCACATGTGCGTGAACAGCACGGCTCGCAGCGGCTTCGACAAAGGCTACGCCGTCAGCATCGTCGAAAACGCAACGGCCACCCGAGCTCTCCCGGACGGCAAAGGCGGGCTCTTGTCCGCCGCCGACGTGCAAAAGGCCAGCCTGTGTGGACTGGCTGACCTTGTTGCAATTATCGTCGACGATGCGAATCAGATTCCGGACTGA
- a CDS encoding DUF1559 domain-containing protein, which yields MRQQSLSRSKRRAPSASAVILPDRMGCSWYPCHTPCPGENAKRGRRGFTVIELMVVIGIIALLMALIVPAVMNARGAARRTQCQNNLKNLGLAMVNEAESQKRLPASGYFGKQSGFYHNWVVDLLPWIDQQTLADRWDKDQTYDLPGHVKLASTQIPVLVCPEDVSATGSGDLSYAVNGGFGWTTARGLEQIRGQFDLNSDGQSNPDVGSPSDRDLMYKCGLFFNENWPLGTGKARHHTLNTVRDGLSNTVLIAESIRAGTDPNAEAWQPANWACPAAWRSAFYLSGYVCEDLNCGAGRVDYGRANSRSGSFALEAINSAREQAEGEAPWASSWHNGGVFTVFADGHVQFLSEDVDGMVYAAMLSPQGGQIEGPLAQSATAP from the coding sequence ATGAGACAGCAATCTCTGAGTCGCAGCAAACGCAGGGCACCAAGTGCTTCTGCAGTAATTCTTCCCGATAGAATGGGGTGCTCGTGGTACCCCTGCCATACGCCGTGTCCTGGCGAAAATGCGAAACGCGGGCGGCGCGGATTCACAGTCATTGAATTGATGGTGGTGATAGGCATCATTGCATTATTGATGGCGTTGATTGTTCCGGCAGTGATGAACGCTCGCGGGGCGGCCCGGCGGACTCAGTGTCAGAACAACCTGAAGAATCTGGGACTGGCGATGGTCAATGAGGCCGAATCGCAGAAGCGGCTCCCTGCTTCGGGCTACTTTGGCAAGCAGAGTGGTTTTTATCACAACTGGGTTGTTGATCTGCTGCCGTGGATTGATCAGCAAACGCTTGCCGACCGATGGGACAAGGACCAGACATACGATCTTCCGGGACATGTGAAGCTGGCGAGTACTCAGATTCCTGTGCTTGTGTGTCCGGAGGACGTGAGCGCTACTGGAAGCGGTGATCTGAGTTACGCAGTCAACGGCGGTTTTGGCTGGACGACGGCTCGAGGCCTGGAACAGATTCGTGGCCAGTTTGATTTGAATAGTGACGGGCAGTCGAACCCGGATGTTGGTTCGCCGAGTGACCGTGACCTGATGTACAAATGCGGACTGTTTTTCAACGAAAACTGGCCGCTCGGCACAGGCAAGGCTCGGCACCACACGTTGAATACAGTTCGCGATGGCTTATCGAACACAGTGCTGATCGCGGAAAGCATCCGTGCGGGAACAGACCCCAATGCTGAGGCATGGCAGCCCGCAAACTGGGCCTGCCCGGCGGCTTGGCGCAGCGCGTTTTATCTAAGCGGTTATGTGTGCGAAGATCTAAACTGCGGAGCAGGCCGAGTAGACTATGGCCGAGCCAACAGTCGAAGCGGGAGCTTTGCATTGGAAGCCATCAACTCGGCTCGCGAACAGGCTGAAGGGGAAGCTCCGTGGGCATCCTCGTGGCACAATGGCGGAGTGTTCACCGTCTTCGCCGATGGGCACGTTCAGTTTCTGTCTGAAGACGTGGATGGCATGGTGTATGCCGCGATGCTAAGTCCTCAAGGCGGCCAGATCGAAGGACCGCTGGCTCAGTCGGCAACTGCTCCGTAA
- a CDS encoding PQQ-binding-like beta-propeller repeat protein — MTLRLLLFCCLVSSRGAVAQDWPMWRGDAGRTGVTQTPLPEDLVLSWSRQLPALTPAYHNSRLQFDAGYEPIIAEGKLLLASSLHDCVTAYDAKTGEEAWRYVTNGPVRFAPAVWQDSVCLGSDDGHLYCVDLNSGTLKWKHRAVPSERLVLGNRRLISVWPVRGGPVVMDGKVYFAAGVWPFEGVFVYAMDVASGDVIWRNDRLGYLFGQQPHNTEAIGGLAPQGYLVAKGNDLIVPCSTAYPALLNRETGELKEFELPAPPRYPGGWFAAIDEVSARAVRRGKLTFDDVVNRQQHEDKEYKGQGISGISRMIMAGKTKLIFDDGYTGVDGTVHSMAAADDRLFVTTREGGVYCFAKATPDAKDTGRTLDDLSGTGDVAETPSTTTPVVETSAFHGYAFVIGLKDGATVKAILQTSEYQIVAVDNNAERVANLRTELRAEGQYGKRVAVMEADLATIELPPYAATLVTTERPNALKKSAAKFLQSLRPFGGSAVLPGAADFSPETHAAIRTLEAEGFTTEAGKGLLVVRRDGPLPGSTNYNGDWSASADDLVRYPLGVLWFDDTLAHFKRSPQPKFIDGVMISRPKNWHAERMRGDYKTDYPLLPAVLSDMYTGRVFDETEQAELQASLEPTDPKKAEPSQYRPPRQKDAWKPEQPVAGERTNPLTGEKEVRTFPKTYGCDGGVDYGSFYTLRAGTPAFYDKTAESGTVFLSGPRSGCTNSIIPAGGLLNVPYFYEGCTCSYPLPTAMSLVAMPERHEQWSSWGETEVKPDSIQRIGLNFGAPGDRVTRAGTLWLDVPSVGGPSPKVRVGMIPETPTYHYRHSVWMQGDDAWPWVAASSAEGLQQVTVRDLKPGQYTVRLYFAEMADAAAGERVLDVSVNAKSALQDFDIVAEAGAAMTGIVREFDDVEVGGTLTVDLSASKGKTLLSGLELVRLP, encoded by the coding sequence ATGACACTTCGCCTTCTGCTGTTTTGCTGTCTTGTTTCTTCCCGTGGTGCTGTGGCGCAGGACTGGCCGATGTGGCGGGGTGACGCCGGACGCACTGGCGTGACGCAAACGCCGCTGCCGGAAGACCTGGTGCTAAGCTGGTCGCGGCAGCTTCCCGCTCTAACTCCCGCCTACCACAACAGCCGTCTGCAGTTTGATGCCGGGTACGAACCCATTATTGCGGAAGGCAAACTTCTGCTGGCATCGTCGCTGCACGATTGCGTCACGGCTTACGATGCAAAAACCGGCGAAGAGGCGTGGAGATACGTCACCAACGGTCCTGTTCGGTTCGCCCCAGCCGTGTGGCAAGATTCCGTCTGCTTGGGTTCTGACGACGGGCATCTGTACTGCGTTGACCTGAATTCCGGAACGTTAAAGTGGAAGCATCGCGCAGTCCCGAGTGAACGACTGGTGCTGGGCAACCGTCGACTGATTTCTGTGTGGCCGGTTCGTGGCGGCCCGGTGGTGATGGACGGAAAGGTCTACTTTGCCGCCGGAGTCTGGCCGTTCGAAGGTGTGTTCGTGTATGCGATGGACGTTGCTTCCGGCGACGTGATCTGGCGAAACGATCGGCTTGGCTATCTGTTCGGCCAGCAGCCTCACAACACGGAAGCCATCGGTGGCCTGGCTCCTCAGGGATATCTGGTGGCGAAGGGCAACGACTTGATTGTGCCGTGTTCGACTGCCTATCCGGCGTTGCTGAATCGTGAAACCGGTGAACTGAAAGAGTTCGAGCTCCCGGCTCCACCTCGCTACCCTGGCGGCTGGTTCGCAGCGATCGATGAAGTATCAGCTCGCGCAGTCAGACGCGGGAAGCTCACTTTCGATGACGTCGTCAATCGCCAGCAGCATGAAGATAAAGAATACAAAGGGCAGGGCATCTCCGGCATCAGCCGCATGATAATGGCGGGAAAGACTAAGTTGATATTTGATGACGGGTATACGGGTGTGGACGGAACCGTGCATTCGATGGCTGCGGCGGACGATCGGTTGTTTGTGACGACTCGTGAAGGCGGGGTTTACTGCTTCGCGAAAGCAACACCAGACGCGAAGGATACCGGACGAACGCTTGATGATCTTTCGGGAACTGGCGACGTTGCTGAAACACCTTCGACCACAACACCGGTCGTCGAAACTTCGGCCTTCCACGGTTACGCATTCGTGATCGGGCTGAAAGACGGCGCCACGGTGAAAGCGATCCTGCAAACATCTGAATACCAAATCGTTGCAGTCGATAACAACGCCGAAAGGGTTGCTAATTTGAGAACAGAGCTGCGGGCGGAGGGCCAATACGGAAAGCGAGTCGCGGTGATGGAAGCGGATCTGGCGACGATCGAACTGCCGCCGTACGCTGCCACCCTAGTAACGACCGAACGGCCGAATGCCCTCAAGAAGTCGGCGGCGAAATTTCTGCAGAGTCTCCGCCCGTTCGGTGGAAGCGCCGTTCTTCCCGGGGCTGCAGACTTTTCTCCTGAGACTCACGCCGCCATCCGAACGCTGGAGGCAGAAGGCTTCACAACGGAGGCCGGTAAGGGTCTGTTGGTTGTTCGTCGCGATGGCCCTCTTCCCGGCTCAACCAACTACAACGGCGACTGGTCGGCCAGCGCTGACGATCTGGTTCGGTACCCACTGGGAGTGCTCTGGTTCGACGACACGCTCGCTCACTTCAAGCGGTCGCCGCAACCAAAATTCATCGACGGCGTCATGATTTCGCGGCCCAAGAACTGGCATGCGGAACGTATGAGGGGCGATTACAAAACTGACTACCCGCTGCTGCCGGCGGTGCTGTCCGACATGTACACCGGCCGCGTCTTCGATGAAACAGAACAGGCTGAACTGCAAGCGTCTCTTGAGCCCACCGATCCAAAGAAAGCGGAACCCAGCCAGTACCGGCCGCCTCGCCAGAAAGATGCATGGAAGCCGGAACAACCGGTTGCTGGCGAACGTACGAATCCCCTGACGGGTGAAAAAGAAGTCCGCACCTTTCCCAAAACCTACGGCTGCGATGGCGGCGTCGACTATGGTTCATTCTACACGCTGCGAGCAGGCACTCCGGCCTTCTACGACAAGACGGCCGAAAGCGGCACGGTGTTTTTAAGTGGCCCGCGCAGTGGATGCACCAACAGCATTATTCCCGCCGGTGGTCTGCTGAACGTGCCGTACTTCTACGAGGGCTGCACATGCAGTTATCCACTTCCGACCGCGATGTCATTGGTCGCGATGCCGGAACGTCACGAACAATGGTCGTCGTGGGGCGAAACGGAGGTGAAGCCGGATTCCATTCAACGCATCGGGTTGAACTTCGGCGCTCCTGGTGACCGCGTCACGCGAGCCGGCACCTTGTGGCTGGACGTCCCATCGGTTGGTGGTCCTTCGCCGAAGGTGCGAGTTGGCATGATTCCCGAAACGCCCACCTACCACTACCGGCACAGCGTCTGGATGCAGGGCGACGATGCCTGGCCGTGGGTTGCGGCATCCAGTGCGGAAGGATTGCAGCAGGTAACGGTGCGGGACCTGAAACCGGGCCAATACACGGTGCGACTGTACTTCGCAGAAATGGCCGACGCCGCGGCGGGAGAACGAGTGCTCGACGTTTCAGTGAATGCCAAATCGGCACTGCAGGACTTTGACATCGTGGCCGAAGCCGGTGCGGCGATGACCGGGATTGTGCGCGAATTCGATGACGTGGAAGTCGGCGGCACGTTGACGGTCGATCTATCGGCTTCGAAGGGCAAGACGCTGCTTAGCGGACTTGAATTGGTGCGACTGCCCTAA